DNA sequence from the Nicotiana tomentosiformis chromosome 3, ASM39032v3, whole genome shotgun sequence genome:
AAGttggaaaaattaatttattttgagaaatattttttttgaaagtgctttttttaaaagtattttttgtaagaagtagtttgtgtttggttaattaatttgaaaagtacttctaAGCAGCATTTAGTGTTTgtccaaacttttaaaaagtgcttataagtgtattttttctcaaaagtacttttgggagAAGCTAATTTTTTCTACTTATCCAAAACTGTTTTTTCTTccactcaaaagtattttttttcctcCTAAAACCTTGGCCAAACACTTTAACATTAGAAAAAAAAAGCCTCAACTTGAAGAAACTTGGTCAAACATGTTATTataaggacccgtttggccataaattttgccaaaataaatttagattttatttgtcaaacacatgtttggccatagattttgcctatattttggcaaaatcccaaaaccagctcaatagctggttttgggccaaaatatcactattaaatttttttaaaattgccccaaatttttatattttataaaagagtccacaatttattattttgtaacaatgttgttTCGTCTTTTCGGTCACCTattgatagtgtatcatgtagttcattataaaaatgataattttgtatcaaatttatttatgttcaggactatagtttgcgataatataatgaatgttattgataatggtattgttgTGTATTTGTGATATTTTTTAGAACTTGtaggtataagtcatgtttcatgttttttcaaaataaaattgggaaatatattttgaaaactgatatccaaacacattttcatcttcaaaccaaacttcaccaaaattaaaattttcagaacaaATTTGAGAATATATGGCCAAACGCTACCTAAGTTGCTCGGAGCAAAGAAAATGTACATTTCCAAATGGTGAACTGCTACATTGAATTATGTAATATTAGAATTAATCGTATAAATCAAAAACAAATGAAAAATACATATTGGGGCAATTTTCAATAGAAtgatactttttttattaaactaaactatataaaaaaaacaaatgagataTTACTGgtatgaaattaaaaaataaatacacaATAATTAGTTCATAATTTTGAAGAATGAACGAGTTTCCagtcaaattaaaaaaaaaattaatggtATTATCGGCAATTAAAAAAACAATAATATCGGCCTTAATTTCTTGTTGGGTCCTCAATTGTTCCAGAACATGTCAAAATACATCTAATAAGTTGCTGATATTTTCCTCCGACCAGATAATCTCCGATACTGGTAATGTGTGTGCAACAAATTCGAGGGCTCTTCAACATGACGAAGAAGAGTCCTTGTTCCGTTCAGGCTTTATTCGACCTTTGTAAGCAGACTTTCACGCCTTCTGCAACTTCCCCACCTTCTTCTCAAGCCATTCACAAATTTTATTCCCTTTTGGGTACGTATCTCTTTTACCCTTTTGCCTTTGTTCATTTTCATCTCCATGTTTCCATTTTCATTTAGTGTAAATTGCAATAATTACGAGCTCTGGGGTTGTTTTTACTAAGGAAATAATTGAGGAACTAAAGTTATTTATGTACGTAATATAGATGTTAGATGTGGATTATAATGAAGAAAGTCGGTTAACTAGGTGAATTTGATGCAAAACATATCTGCCTATCCTATAAAAGAATAATCAGCTTATCAATGagtaggaaaaaaaaaattaacgaaGGATTCACAAAATGTATGTATGACCGGCAATAATTAACGTGCTAGACGAATTAATTTAAAGTTTAAATCCTATTCCAATAAGGTAATGAACATTTTGTTGCTGTTTGTATCATTACAAATGTGGATAGTTTACAAAAAAGTAAAGGGGATTGTTAAAGTATTGAGAATGGAAATTCAGGGAAGGTGTGGTATATGGTATCAAGGGCTGCATTTTAAAAGAAACttttacaatttttttttccagataCAATTGGTCCTAAAGAGGTTGGACTGAAAGATGAGAGCTTAGAGGATGAAAGAGGTCATGGCCTTTTTGGACTCAGTGTCTTCAACAGGGTCGATCGATGGGCTCAACCGATAACATATGTGGATATACACGAGGATCAAAACTTTACTGTAAGATATTGTGCTTATTTAGCTTCTTGCATGTGTATTTGTCAAATGCATTTATGTGGTCTCTCTTTGGATTGTTGTTGATCGCTCAAATAGATTCATGCGCGTGCCATCAGAGCCATTGGAGATGTACTATAGAAGTGCAAAGCTACATATCCTCACTATTTGCATGCTAACAGTGAGAGATTTTTGCAATCTCTTCTCCACCATCCAACCTTTTAGAAATAAAACCATACAAATTTAGCTTGAACATTGTAAAGTACAATTTTGCTATAAAGCCTGAATCGCAATAGGTCTACATTTATGGATGACAAAATAGTTCTTCAAGTTATAGTGTAGCAAATTTACTGGTCATATGTTTTTTGACTCGATGCCGTCACTGCTTTATTTCTATCAGTATCAAACATGTGGTTTCCATTAAATGAAGTATTTCAAGCTTCTGTTATATCTAGGTCAAACTCAATTGAAAATGATGTAATGCAGATGTGTATGTTTTGTTTCCCTACTTCTGCAGTCATTCCATTACATGATCATCCTGGAATGACTGTATTGAGTAAAGTTCTCTATGGATCCTTGCACGTGAAAGCTTATGACTGGGTTGAGCCAGCTTGCATCAGGAAGAGTGAACAAATTGGTCATCCTACAGGTTGGATTTAAACAAATTTCAAGTGTTTAAGTGTATCTAAAGTTATTTCTTGTTAATTTCAGATGCCAAAGtactaagtgggcgtttggacataagaattgtaaaattccaaaataaggGGGGGgaaaatttcaagtgaaaatggtatttgaaatttagagttgtgtttggacatgaatataattttgggttgtttttgaagttttgtgagtgatttgagtgaaaattttgaaaaatagctttttggagtttttcaaattttcgaaaatttccaaaatgcatttttaagtgaaaattgaaaattttatgaacaaacgctgatttcggaaaaaaagtgattttttttggaaaaaaggaaaaaatttcttatgtccaaacgggctctaaagtGTTCACATTCTTTTCATTAGAATGCCCACTAAGCAAATTTCAGAGAATCTGAACATTGATGGTGTGAATGATAAAGCGAGCAGAACTCAGAAGTCACTTCATTGGTTTGGTATCATGGCCCTTAGCTATAGATAATAAAAACCTTTCTAAGCAAAGCAGGCAAAACCATTAATATAAAAGGCTAATATGGTGCCTTAAATAAGTTGGAGAGCTTTTAGATCTAGTAGAGTTTTCTATATGGTCCTGGAATTGTATGATCAAAATTTTGAAAAGGGCAGATATCCTAATAGTGCTGGATTTGCATTCAAAGAAATTCAGGATACGATTGAGTGTCTCTTTGAGAGATCACGTTGGGTGTAAAGAGTCGGAAAGcataaaaaggagaaaagaagCGCTCTGTTGGATGCATCGGATCCCGTACAACAAGCGAGCTTTTTACCCTTAAATTCAACATGTGGGCGCAAAATTACAAATTTGTCTGGCACTCAATTTTTGATAGTTTTGTTAACTCAACCATGTCTGTTATGGTCCTTCGATGGGTGTTATGATGCTCGCTTGGAAAATTGTTAGGTGCCATGGAGTTACTTAGATATCCTCCTTCTTTCAGGCGGCATCATGATAAGAGATCACCCTTTTACTTCTCAATGACTAAAACATTCTTGCCTGCTCCCATCCATTGTTATCTGATGCACGACATAACCATTCTTAGTAGTCACAACCACTTGGACATCCTTAGATTTTGAAAAGCAAATGCAGAATCTGTTCTTCCCCACACTTTTCCCCCACTACTTGTGTCGTGCAGACTGTCAGAATACACATCTTTCTCGGTGGAACTCTCATCACCAGCACCACCATTGCAGTGATGTCTTAACTCTTAATATTAATATCAAATGAAGTGTCACCAGATGGTCCATCCTAGATAAACATGCCAAAAGTAATTTTAATTCATAGATAAAAGTGTCTAGTAGCCATCAGCAGATAATGAATCATTTTTTAATAAATAACACAAACTATAAAATCCATGAATAGTAGTCACCGAGATTGAGATTTCATCACCACTCAGGCATTCTGCTCATCTAAAGAGCTCCATTTACTCCCAATCAGACGAATTACCAATAGAAGATTGATGCTTATATTCCTTCCACTTTCTAATAATTGGCAGCTTGTTGATTTTGGGTAAGCAAAAATCAATCATTCTTCTATAATAACAGAATTATACATTATTGTATTTTGCACAATCTGGGGAATTTTGGGACTTCAGCACTATGGAGTTCATGTAATTTCGGATTTACTTGGTTTAGGGAAAATATATCAGCATTTGCTGTTTTCCCTTCTTCATTATCAATTTTATATTTGGTCATGTTCAACCAATATACAAATGATGGTAATGAAACTTCTGATTCCAAATTTCTTGTTTTGACAACACTTGGTTATCAAGTCCGCTCATTATGAGCTCAATTATTTTTTAATGATCTATCTTCTAGTGCTCGATCCATTTCATTTTGGGATCAGTCAAGCTTGAACCCAACTGGGTCAAGCCCTTTTGAGGTGCTACTTTGTTCAGTTTGTGCGCTATAGCAGTTTACTACTTTGTCCTATTTGTTAGTGCTTTCCTCAGTATTTGTTGTATATTCTATAACTGATTAAGAGGTGTGCCCTCAAATGTTTGCACGTACATTATTGACTATCTCACTGTAGAGATGCTTTTCACATTTGCTTAGTCAACTAATATCCTCATCAAAATCTATATCTACCAGCGCTGTATTAGACTCTCGGATCATAGCTTGCTAGATGCATTtgcttatttttttatatattgctAATTCAAAGTGAAATGGTATCTATGGCATTTTCTTCTGGTGTAATATCTTTAATACTagaaaagtgtgctgattttgatAGTTATAACTATCTTATTTTCCCAACTTTACTGCTTGTGGATCCTTATTAATTACTGCACATATGAAAAAGTATTAAGAAAAGGAAACATGATGCATTTATTTGGTAGTGAGACTAGCCAGGTTGGCGGTTGATAAGGTCATAACGGCACCACATGGTACATCTGTTTTGTATCCCAAGAGTGGAGGGAATCTGCATTGTTTTACTGCTATTACACCTTGTGCGGTTCTGGATATTCTTGCTCCTCCTTATCTTGAAGCAGCTGGCAGAAGATGTACCTACTACCATGATTATCCTTATTCCAGCTTTGGTTAGTGTCTATCCTCTTTCTGTTTAAAGCCTTGTCTTTCGCAAGGGTTTCTTAGCTATTTCAGATTGG
Encoded proteins:
- the LOC104101999 gene encoding plant cysteine oxidase 3 isoform X2, with protein sequence MCVQQIRGLFNMTKKSPCSVQALFDLCKQTFTPSATSPPSSQAIHKFYSLLDTIGPKEVGLKDESLEDERGHGLFGLSVFNRVDRWAQPITYVDIHEDQNFTMCMFCFPTSAVIPLHDHPGMTVLSKVLYGSLHVKAYDWVEPACIRKSEQIGHPTVRLARLAVDKVITAPHGTSVLYPKSGGNLHCFTAITPCAVLDILAPPYLEAAGRRCTYYHDYPYSSFANGDEIVGNGKEQDYAWLAVVDTPEDLYMRPGRYMGPAIHRIQDLSITPVFANTPFVLGAWKLMLLNFESRSTVVH
- the LOC104101999 gene encoding plant cysteine oxidase 3 isoform X1, which codes for MCVQQIRGLFNMTKKSPCSVQALFDLCKQTFTPSATSPPSSQAIHKFYSLLDTIGPKEVGLKDESLEDERGHGLFGLSVFNRVDRWAQPITYVDIHEDQNFTMCMFCFPTSAVIPLHDHPGMTVLSKVLYGSLHVKAYDWVEPACIRKSEQIGHPTVRLARLAVDKVITAPHGTSVLYPKSGGNLHCFTAITPCAVLDILAPPYLEAAGRRCTYYHDYPYSSFANGDEIVGNGKEQDYAWLAVVDTPEDLYMRPGRYMGPAIHRPPSTTRQIPSWHPKEKGGPYYFDKESTPAGDREFHFGNKVSTHEDLFIF